In Arsenicicoccus dermatophilus, a genomic segment contains:
- the paaK gene encoding phenylacetate--CoA ligase PaaK, with protein sequence MRAHQLERLQSTVRAAYDHVPHYRSQLEERGVHPDDVKALEDVRLLPFTSKKDLRDTYPFGLFAVPREQVVRVHASSGTTGKPTVVGYTQQDIDTWAGLVARCIRAAGGRPGDMLHNSYGYGLFTGGIGAHYGAERLGCTVVPASGGNTEKQIQLVQDFRPRIITVTPSYFLSMLDAMEGYGLDPRETSLQIGLFGAEPWTEAMRQQIQERAGMHATDIFGLSELMGPGVAQECVETKDGLTLWEDHFLAEIIDPITEEPVADGEEGELVVTSLTKQAMPVLRYRTRDLTRLLPGTARPAMRRLQKITGRTDDLMIVRGVNVFPTQIEEIVLGIDGLSAYFQCLLTRPGRMDELTVRVEALPGVDDARKQTITRELQHQIKSRIGTSARIDLRDEGGVERSVGKARRIVDERDLR encoded by the coding sequence CTGCGCGCCCACCAGCTCGAGCGGCTGCAGAGCACCGTCCGCGCGGCGTACGACCACGTGCCGCACTACCGCTCGCAGCTGGAGGAGCGCGGCGTCCACCCGGACGACGTCAAGGCCCTGGAGGACGTGCGACTGCTGCCCTTCACCTCCAAGAAGGACCTGCGCGACACCTATCCCTTCGGCCTGTTCGCCGTGCCGCGCGAGCAGGTCGTCCGCGTGCACGCCTCCTCGGGGACCACCGGCAAGCCGACGGTCGTGGGCTACACCCAGCAGGACATCGACACCTGGGCCGGGCTCGTCGCCCGCTGCATCCGCGCCGCCGGCGGCCGACCCGGCGACATGCTCCACAACTCCTACGGCTACGGCCTGTTCACCGGTGGCATCGGCGCGCACTACGGCGCCGAAAGGCTCGGCTGCACCGTCGTGCCGGCGTCGGGCGGCAACACCGAGAAGCAGATCCAGCTCGTCCAGGACTTCCGGCCGCGGATCATCACGGTCACCCCGTCCTACTTCCTGTCGATGCTCGACGCGATGGAGGGCTACGGCCTCGACCCGCGCGAGACCTCCCTGCAGATCGGGCTCTTCGGCGCGGAGCCGTGGACCGAGGCGATGCGCCAGCAGATCCAGGAGCGGGCCGGGATGCACGCCACCGACATCTTCGGTCTGTCCGAGCTCATGGGTCCCGGCGTCGCGCAGGAGTGCGTCGAGACCAAGGACGGCCTGACCCTGTGGGAGGACCACTTCCTCGCCGAGATCATCGACCCGATCACCGAGGAGCCGGTCGCCGACGGCGAGGAGGGCGAGCTCGTCGTCACCTCCCTGACCAAGCAGGCGATGCCCGTGCTGCGCTATCGCACCAGGGATCTCACGCGGCTGCTGCCCGGCACCGCGCGCCCCGCGATGAGGCGCCTGCAGAAGATCACCGGCCGCACCGACGACCTGATGATCGTCCGCGGCGTCAACGTCTTCCCCACGCAGATCGAGGAGATCGTCCTGGGGATCGACGGCCTGTCGGCGTACTTCCAGTGCCTGCTCACCCGCCCCGGCCGGATGGACGAGCTGACCGTCCGGGTCGAGGCGCTGCCCGGCGTGGACGACGCCCGCAAGCAGACGATCACCCGCGAGCTGCAGCACCAGATCAAGTCGCGCATCGGCACCTCCGCGAGGATCGACCTGCGCGACGAGGGCGGCGTGGAGCGGTCGGTCGGCAAGGCGCGGCGGATCGTGGATGAGCGCGACCTGCGCTGA
- a CDS encoding hotdog fold thioesterase: MLDPKLAHVRTMWDDDGASRHLGIELVEVHHEDGLGRARTRMAVTETMVNGHDIMHGGLIFTLADSTFALACNAGGQTTVAAGFDIDFVAPARRGDILLGHAVERARYGRNGIDRRHHHP; the protein is encoded by the coding sequence GTGCTCGACCCCAAGCTTGCCCACGTCCGCACCATGTGGGACGACGACGGCGCCTCCCGCCACCTCGGCATCGAGCTCGTCGAGGTCCACCACGAGGACGGCCTCGGCCGCGCCCGCACCCGGATGGCCGTCACCGAGACCATGGTCAACGGGCACGACATCATGCACGGCGGCCTGATCTTCACCCTCGCCGACTCGACCTTCGCCCTGGCGTGCAACGCCGGCGGCCAGACCACCGTCGCGGCCGGCTTCGACATCGACTTCGTCGCCCCCGCGCGCCGAGGTGACATCCTGCTCGGCCACGCCGTCGAGCGGGCTCGCTACGGCCGCAACGGGATCGACCGACGTCACCATCACCCGTGA
- a CDS encoding FAD-dependent oxidoreductase produces the protein MQTPVPDPQTAADLAVPLGRVAVIGAGAMGTGIAQVAAQAGHEVVLVDAREGAADEAVRRLGATLDKLAAKGKITAESAAATRDRLSTVVSAADLPPCHLVIEAIVEDLAVKRELFATLAQRQSGDTILASNTSSLSITAIAEGIDRPERVVGLHFFNPPPLMRLVEVVRGDASGPEVLEDAAELMRSWGKTPVQCTSTPGFIVNRVARPFYGEAQRMVAEGLCDAATVDAALRGAGFRMGPMELTDLIGQDVNLAVGTSVWEQTDHDPRYEPTDLQRDLVARGALGRKAGHGVFRYAEDGSPLDADVDAAALARLVGGPVRTDPVARTLAMLVNEAVDLVARGEATAEDVDTAMRLGTNYPRGPIEWGREIGLDVVAQQLRELDAAYPGGRYRPSPALT, from the coding sequence ATGCAGACCCCTGTCCCGGACCCGCAGACCGCCGCCGACCTCGCCGTCCCCCTCGGGAGGGTGGCCGTGATCGGGGCGGGGGCGATGGGCACGGGGATCGCGCAGGTGGCCGCCCAGGCCGGGCACGAGGTGGTGCTGGTCGACGCGCGGGAGGGCGCCGCGGACGAGGCCGTGCGGCGGCTCGGCGCGACCCTGGACAAGCTCGCCGCCAAGGGCAAGATCACCGCGGAGTCCGCTGCGGCGACGCGGGATCGGCTGTCGACGGTGGTGTCGGCCGCGGACCTGCCACCGTGCCACCTGGTCATCGAGGCGATCGTCGAGGACCTGGCGGTCAAGCGGGAGCTCTTCGCGACGCTGGCGCAGCGGCAGAGCGGCGACACGATCCTGGCGTCCAACACCTCCTCGCTGTCGATCACGGCGATCGCCGAGGGCATCGACCGCCCCGAGCGGGTCGTCGGGCTGCACTTCTTCAACCCCCCGCCGCTGATGCGTCTCGTGGAGGTGGTGCGCGGCGATGCCTCGGGTCCCGAGGTCCTCGAGGACGCCGCCGAGCTGATGCGCTCCTGGGGCAAGACGCCCGTGCAGTGCACGAGCACACCGGGATTCATCGTCAACCGGGTGGCGCGGCCGTTCTACGGCGAGGCGCAGCGAATGGTCGCCGAGGGACTGTGCGACGCGGCGACCGTGGACGCGGCGCTGCGCGGCGCGGGCTTCAGGATGGGCCCGATGGAGCTCACCGACCTGATCGGCCAGGACGTCAACCTCGCCGTCGGCACCAGCGTGTGGGAGCAGACCGACCACGACCCGCGCTACGAGCCGACCGACCTGCAGCGCGACCTGGTGGCGCGAGGAGCCCTGGGGCGCAAGGCCGGTCACGGCGTCTTCCGGTATGCCGAGGACGGCTCCCCCCTCGACGCCGACGTGGACGCCGCAGCCCTGGCCCGGCTCGTCGGCGGGCCCGTCCGCACCGACCCGGTCGCCCGCACCCTGGCGATGCTCGTCAACGAGGCGGTCGACCTGGTCGCCCGCGGCGAGGCCACCGCCGAGGACGTCGACACCGCCATGCGGCTCGGCACCAACTATCCGCGCGGCCCCATCGAGTGGGGTCGCGAGATCGGCCTCGACGTGGTCGCGCAGCAGCTGCGCGAGCTCGACGCGGCCTACCCGGGTGGCCGCTACCGCCCCTCCCCCGCCCTGACCTGA
- the paaN gene encoding phenylacetic acid degradation protein PaaN: MTTTASTPGHPFLDAHAATIEEASEALRTRSYYSRYPGSPSPRVYGEGSAEAGKQAHDAHLGRAFTALDDQPSTGERVGDEVSPYGPTLGVTYPVLDLDVALPAARAAMRAWRDAGPRVRAAVCVEMLERLNKRSFEVANAVMHTSGQPFVMSFQAGGPEAQDRALEAIVAGLAEMERIPASVTWEKPAKGDPIRMQKDYTVIGRGVGLVIGCNTFPTWNGYPGLFASLVTGNAVVVKPHPRAILPLAITVAVCREVLAEAGFDKALVQLAPDRDGGTLAKDIALRDEVAIVDYTGGPGFGAWLETEAVAAGKLVYTEKAGVNTIVLDSTDALKPMLGNLAFSLSLYSGQMCTAPQNVYAPKGGIDTDEGQLSFDELADRLATAVSRFTGDDAKAVEVLGATVNDQVRANIAAIGEIAAEGEGRVVLEPRRITHPAFPDAVVYAPGIVAVDVRHEDVYTEERFGPVSFLIATESTEQSLAQLADTVKEHGAMTASVYSTSEDVLEQAREAAADGGVALSENLLGQVFVNQTAAFSDLHGTGANPAANAAYTDSAFVANRFRVITSRRHV, encoded by the coding sequence GTGACTACTACGGCATCGACGCCCGGCCACCCCTTCCTCGACGCCCACGCGGCCACGATCGAGGAGGCGAGCGAGGCGCTGCGCACGCGCAGCTACTACTCGCGCTACCCCGGCTCCCCGAGCCCGAGGGTCTACGGCGAGGGCTCCGCGGAGGCAGGCAAGCAGGCTCACGACGCGCACCTGGGCCGCGCGTTCACGGCCCTGGACGACCAGCCGAGCACCGGCGAGCGGGTGGGCGACGAGGTCTCGCCGTACGGCCCGACGCTCGGCGTCACCTATCCCGTCCTCGACCTGGACGTGGCCCTGCCCGCCGCCCGGGCCGCGATGCGCGCCTGGCGCGACGCGGGCCCGCGCGTCCGCGCCGCGGTCTGCGTCGAGATGCTCGAGCGGCTCAACAAGCGGTCCTTCGAGGTCGCCAACGCCGTGATGCACACGAGCGGCCAGCCCTTCGTGATGAGCTTCCAGGCGGGCGGGCCCGAGGCGCAGGACCGCGCCCTCGAGGCGATCGTCGCCGGCCTCGCCGAGATGGAGCGCATCCCCGCGTCCGTCACCTGGGAGAAGCCCGCCAAGGGCGACCCGATCAGGATGCAGAAGGACTACACGGTGATCGGCCGTGGCGTCGGCCTGGTCATCGGCTGCAACACCTTCCCGACGTGGAACGGCTACCCGGGCCTGTTCGCCTCGCTGGTGACCGGCAACGCCGTGGTCGTCAAGCCGCACCCGCGCGCGATCCTGCCGCTCGCCATCACCGTGGCCGTGTGCCGCGAGGTGCTCGCCGAGGCGGGCTTCGACAAGGCGCTCGTCCAGCTCGCCCCCGACCGCGACGGCGGCACCCTGGCCAAGGACATCGCGCTGCGCGACGAGGTCGCGATCGTCGACTACACCGGCGGTCCGGGCTTCGGTGCCTGGCTGGAGACCGAGGCGGTGGCGGCGGGCAAGCTCGTCTACACCGAGAAGGCCGGCGTCAACACGATCGTCCTCGACTCGACCGACGCGCTGAAGCCGATGCTCGGCAACCTCGCGTTCTCGCTGTCGCTGTACTCCGGGCAGATGTGCACCGCCCCGCAGAACGTCTACGCCCCCAAGGGCGGCATCGACACCGACGAGGGTCAACTGAGCTTCGACGAGCTCGCCGACAGGCTCGCCACCGCGGTGTCCCGGTTCACCGGCGACGACGCCAAGGCCGTCGAGGTCCTCGGCGCCACGGTCAACGACCAGGTCCGCGCCAACATCGCCGCGATCGGCGAGATCGCCGCCGAGGGCGAGGGGCGCGTGGTCCTCGAGCCGCGCAGGATCACCCACCCGGCCTTCCCGGACGCCGTGGTCTACGCGCCCGGCATCGTCGCGGTGGACGTGCGTCACGAGGACGTCTACACCGAGGAGCGCTTCGGCCCGGTGTCCTTCCTCATCGCCACCGAGTCGACCGAGCAGTCGCTGGCCCAGCTCGCCGACACCGTCAAGGAGCACGGCGCGATGACCGCGTCGGTCTACTCCACCAGCGAGGACGTGCTCGAGCAGGCCCGCGAGGCCGCCGCGGACGGTGGCGTCGCCCTCTCCGAGAATCTCCTCGGCCAGGTCTTCGTCAACCAGACCGCGGCCTTCTCGGACCTGCACGGCACCGGCGCCAACCCGGCGGCTAACGCGGCCTACACGGACTCGGCCTTCGTGGCCAACCGCTTCCGGGTGATCACCAGCCGCCGGCACGTCTGA
- a CDS encoding zinc-binding dehydrogenase has protein sequence MTETMLAERFYADAREVRLEQVPVPRPGPGQVRIKVAYCGICHSDLSLVDGTFRAPLPVVTQGHEVSGWIDELGPGVQGWAVGDPVIPSAGRACLACRNCRRGNFADCLDLRLMAFHFDGGWAEHLIAPATGLTRVPVGVPMDQAAILADAVSTPFAAVVRTGQVHLGNAVGVWGLGGVGTHLLQLAKLAGAVPLIGVDLDDAVLERALRLGADHAFRADDPDLQAKITDVTGGRMIDVAFDAVGITSVAEQAVRTLDVGGKLVTVGVSGQEVQVGTFAELAMRRKQVLGHLGYQVQDIAILSELVARGRLDLSGSVSAVVPLTEIHRGIEMLQQRTGNPIRILVQP, from the coding sequence ATGACCGAGACCATGCTTGCCGAGCGCTTCTACGCCGACGCCAGGGAGGTCAGGCTCGAGCAGGTGCCCGTCCCGCGCCCCGGCCCCGGCCAGGTGCGGATCAAGGTGGCCTACTGCGGGATCTGCCACTCCGACCTGTCGCTGGTCGACGGCACCTTCCGCGCGCCGCTGCCGGTCGTCACCCAGGGGCACGAGGTCAGCGGGTGGATCGACGAGCTCGGCCCAGGGGTGCAGGGCTGGGCGGTCGGCGACCCGGTGATCCCCTCGGCGGGACGCGCCTGCCTGGCCTGCCGCAACTGCCGACGCGGCAACTTCGCGGACTGTCTCGACCTGCGGCTCATGGCCTTCCACTTCGACGGCGGCTGGGCCGAGCACCTGATCGCCCCCGCGACCGGGCTGACCCGGGTGCCCGTGGGGGTGCCGATGGACCAGGCAGCGATCCTGGCGGACGCGGTGTCGACGCCCTTCGCCGCGGTCGTGCGCACCGGGCAGGTGCACCTCGGCAACGCCGTGGGCGTGTGGGGGCTCGGCGGCGTCGGCACCCACCTGCTCCAGCTCGCCAAGCTCGCCGGGGCGGTGCCGCTCATCGGCGTCGACCTGGACGACGCCGTCCTGGAGCGGGCCCTGCGGCTGGGCGCCGACCACGCCTTCCGCGCGGACGACCCGGACCTGCAGGCCAAGATCACCGACGTCACCGGGGGCCGGATGATCGACGTGGCCTTCGACGCGGTGGGCATCACGAGCGTCGCCGAGCAGGCCGTGCGCACCCTCGACGTCGGCGGCAAGCTCGTCACGGTGGGTGTGAGCGGCCAGGAGGTGCAAGTCGGCACCTTCGCCGAGCTGGCGATGCGTCGCAAGCAGGTCCTGGGCCACCTCGGCTACCAGGTGCAGGACATCGCGATCCTGTCCGAGCTGGTCGCCCGCGGGCGCCTCGACCTGTCCGGGTCCGTCTCCGCCGTCGTGCCGCTGACCGAGATCCACCGGGGCATCGAGATGCTGCAGCAGCGCACCGGCAACCCGATCCGTATCCTCGTCCAGCCCTGA
- a CDS encoding DUF2853 family protein, whose protein sequence is MSDPQQSVLAYAPHADKDVLDKMASAYRLALSNRDAANVSASDPAELETVRESFLKKKLGLSQSDAELDQAIKDVLAQMKDGKTNPRLAVYYLLAEKFGKLDVFKD, encoded by the coding sequence ATGAGCGACCCGCAGCAGAGCGTCCTCGCCTATGCCCCGCACGCCGACAAGGACGTGCTGGACAAGATGGCCTCGGCCTACCGCCTGGCCCTGAGCAACCGCGACGCCGCCAACGTCTCCGCGAGCGACCCGGCCGAGCTCGAGACCGTCCGCGAGAGCTTCCTCAAGAAGAAGCTCGGCCTGTCCCAGAGCGACGCCGAGCTCGACCAGGCCATCAAGGACGTCCTGGCGCAGATGAAGGACGGCAAGACCAACCCGCGTCTGGCCGTCTACTACCTGCTGGCAGAGAAGTTCGGCAAGCTGGACGTCTTCAAGGACTGA
- a CDS encoding IS5 family transposase (programmed frameshift), which produces MPCADGKRGRRFRDHRTVVEPIIYRYRTGIAWRDLPGEFGPWQTVWKRHRRFAGDGTWDRVLTALLARADAAGVIDWDVAVDSTINRAHQHATNTTRLAGGSSNHKNLLSEPADHAIGRSRGGLSTKVHQLCDGQGRPIVVLLGPGQGSDSRMFTNLLDAVRVPRPGPGRPRTTPDAVMADKACSSRAHRALLRRRGITTAIAEPRDQRANRKRRGSAGGRPPKTDPGLYAKRHVVENGFERFKQWRAIATRYDKLAITYRAGILLRAITLWLPALRDTP; this is translated from the exons ATGCCGTGCGCGGATGGCAAGCGGGGCAGGCGATTTCGTGACCACCGGACCGTGGTCGAGCCGATCATCTACCGGTACCGGACCGGGATCGCGTGGCGGGACCTGCCGGGCGAGTTCGGGCCCTGGCAGACCGTGTGGAAGCGACACCGCCGGTTCGCCGGTGACGGGACCTGGGACCGGGTGCTGACGGCTCTGCTGGCCCGTGCGGACGCGGCGGGGGTCATCGACTGGGACGTCGCTGTCGACTCCACGATCAACCGCGCCCACCAGCACGCGACGAACACCACCCGCCTCGCGGGGGGATCT TCGAATCACAAGAATCTGCTGTCCGAGCCGGCTGACCACGCCATCGGCAGGTCACGCGGCGGGTTGTCCACGAAGGTCCACCAGCTGTGCGACGGCCAGGGGCGACCGATCGTGGTGCTGCTCGGTCCTGGTCAGGGCAGCGACAGCCGGATGTTCACCAACCTGCTCGACGCCGTACGGGTCCCGCGCCCAGGCCCGGGCCGCCCACGCACGACCCCGGACGCGGTCATGGCCGACAAGGCCTGCTCCAGTCGAGCCCACCGCGCGCTGCTCCGGCGGCGCGGGATCACCACCGCGATCGCCGAGCCCCGCGACCAACGCGCCAACCGCAAACGCCGCGGCTCTGCCGGTGGGCGCCCCCCGAAGACCGACCCTGGCCTGTACGCCAAACGCCACGTCGTCGAGAACGGTTTCGAACGCTTCAAGCAATGGCGCGCCATCGCGACCCGCTACGACAAGCTCGCCATCACCTACCGCGCCGGCATCCTCCTACGCGCCATCACCCTCTGGCTACCAGCATTAAGAGACACGCCCTAG